A window of Haliscomenobacter hydrossis DSM 1100 contains these coding sequences:
- a CDS encoding DUF5615 family PIN-like protein — protein sequence MKLLLDENLIPGFSAILQELGYSARHVYDVGLDQTPDEEIIAFARSSGETILTNDLDFTRIMALSKEVFPSIITFRLGALNPTLFREIVQHNFDQLIEPAEEGNLITIDDGGIRIRKLPLYR from the coding sequence ATGAAGCTGTTGCTCGATGAAAACTTAATTCCCGGCTTTTCTGCTATTTTGCAAGAACTGGGCTATTCTGCCAGGCATGTTTATGATGTTGGCCTCGATCAAACACCAGATGAAGAAATCATCGCGTTTGCTCGTTCATCAGGTGAAACGATATTGACCAATGACCTGGATTTCACCAGAATCATGGCTTTATCTAAAGAAGTATTTCCTTCCATTATCACATTTCGATTGGGCGCTTTAAACCCAACCTTATTCCGCGAAATTGTGCAGCATAATTTTGATCAATTGATTGAACCAGCGGAAGAAGGGAATTTAATTACGATAGACGATGGGGGGATTCGGATTAGGAAATTGCCGCTTTATAGGTAG
- a CDS encoding DUF4240 domain-containing protein, with product MTTVLRVNMDEIDDELLRDWKARYGSSMVELRILDENENGDTLSESEFWAIIDSFDWTKEEEEDIMKPALHQLSALPIAKIQQFQDILSYKLWQLDGQAYAAALIAQDGFLSVDDFLYVRCAVVADGKSTFEEVLQDPEKMPIEYSFESLLYLATDAYAQKTGEAMTYLPKYNFETYQNRSGWKKA from the coding sequence ATGACCACAGTCTTACGGGTAAATATGGACGAAATTGATGATGAACTGCTGCGCGATTGGAAAGCGCGGTATGGCTCGTCAATGGTAGAACTGCGGATTTTGGACGAAAACGAAAACGGCGATACCTTATCAGAGTCAGAATTTTGGGCAATTATTGATTCCTTTGACTGGACAAAAGAAGAAGAGGAAGACATCATGAAACCCGCTCTACATCAACTTTCCGCTCTACCGATTGCCAAAATTCAACAGTTTCAAGATATTTTATCGTATAAACTCTGGCAACTCGATGGCCAGGCTTATGCGGCTGCACTGATTGCCCAGGATGGTTTTTTATCAGTAGATGATTTTTTATACGTGAGGTGTGCTGTAGTAGCCGACGGAAAAAGTACGTTTGAAGAAGTGCTGCAAGACCCTGAAAAGATGCCGATTGAATACAGCTTTGAATCCTTACTCTACCTGGCTACGGACGCTTATGCACAAAAAACAGGCGAGGCAATGACCTATTTGCCGAAATACAATTTTGAAACGTACCAAAACCGCTCCGGTTGGAAGAAAGCTTAA
- a CDS encoding transposase has product MRKNRYTETERMAIVGEQAKGKSVEEICRNYQISPATFYKWKQALATQADDTKRRLYELEQENKRLKKMYAELSIDHEILQEGYDYLKKWQAIDEKKS; this is encoded by the coding sequence ATGCGTAAGAATCGCTACACCGAAACCGAACGAATGGCCATAGTTGGAGAACAGGCTAAAGGAAAAAGCGTAGAAGAAATCTGCCGGAATTACCAGATTAGTCCTGCGACATTTTACAAATGGAAACAAGCGCTGGCTACTCAAGCGGATGATACCAAGCGTCGGTTGTATGAATTGGAGCAAGAGAACAAGCGGCTCAAGAAGATGTATGCGGAACTGAGTATAGACCATGAGATACTTCAGGAGGGGTATGACTATCTAAAAAAGTGGCAGGCAATAGACGAAAAGAAGAGTTGA
- a CDS encoding SIR2 family protein: MENLHWDDILYDIEEQRAVLLLGHNFLPNAHEQLNAALAEKLGDKLQHFYTRDGLFLFKDNDTKTTAQQVAARFFKNNPPEDAILKKIAEMPFRLMVSTNPDKFLLNTFAQYKLNLQFDYFSSNNKEREYKIERPSEENPLLYNICGSVEDQESLILDYDDLFKMLKTMLTDIKVPDEIRMPLMKTTTYIFVGFHFERWYTQLFLRYLNMNDNQFTNKSRNYVLKTTFQNPDMERFFLQQFNVKFIGADWSFFEELHRRFAEKYPAKLRKLIDQLSPTAATIDQLVAKSEYDSAFSMLKIFEAHLDPDDQQLLTVTESDYNQYLKEKKEGTVYVQDLDVKLAKVRRNVLVLAEKVK, from the coding sequence ATGGAAAACCTTCACTGGGACGACATTCTCTACGACATTGAAGAACAACGCGCTGTGCTCCTCCTCGGCCACAACTTTCTACCCAATGCCCACGAGCAACTCAATGCCGCACTGGCGGAAAAACTGGGCGATAAATTGCAGCACTTTTACACCCGCGATGGCCTCTTTCTCTTCAAGGACAACGACACCAAAACCACGGCCCAACAAGTGGCGGCCCGTTTTTTCAAAAACAACCCGCCCGAGGATGCGATTTTGAAAAAAATTGCCGAAATGCCCTTTCGTTTGATGGTCTCCACGAATCCCGACAAGTTTTTGCTCAATACCTTTGCCCAGTACAAACTGAATCTGCAATTCGATTATTTCTCCAGCAACAATAAGGAACGGGAATACAAAATCGAACGCCCCAGCGAGGAAAACCCCTTGCTGTACAACATCTGTGGCAGCGTGGAAGACCAGGAATCCTTGATCCTGGACTATGACGATTTGTTCAAAATGTTAAAAACCATGCTCACCGACATCAAAGTCCCTGACGAAATCCGGATGCCGCTGATGAAAACCACCACCTATATTTTTGTGGGTTTCCATTTCGAGCGCTGGTACACCCAACTCTTTCTGCGCTACCTGAACATGAACGACAACCAGTTCACCAACAAAAGCCGCAACTACGTCTTAAAAACCACCTTCCAGAACCCCGACATGGAACGCTTCTTTTTGCAGCAGTTCAACGTCAAATTCATCGGCGCCGACTGGTCGTTTTTTGAGGAATTGCACCGCCGCTTCGCCGAAAAATACCCCGCCAAACTGCGCAAATTGATTGATCAGCTTTCACCTACCGCGGCCACCATTGACCAATTGGTGGCCAAAAGTGAATACGACTCGGCTTTTTCCATGCTCAAAATTTTTGAAGCCCATTTGGACCCTGATGATCAACAATTGTTGACGGTGACCGAGAGCGACTACAATCAATACTTGAAGGAGAAAAAGGAAGGAACGGTGTATGTACAGGATTTGGATGTAAAGTTGGCAAAGGTGAGGAGGAATGTGCTGGTGTTGGCAGAGAAGGTAAAGTGA
- a CDS encoding DUF433 domain-containing protein, with translation MPNVNFTGFNRIVADPEYCDGQPRIEGTRITVGAILSYLAGGMNVEQIVQAYPKLSSGDVYEAIAFAAAHFRDRYLPLKLTPAAA, from the coding sequence ATGCCGAACGTAAATTTTACTGGTTTTAACCGTATCGTAGCTGATCCTGAATATTGTGATGGGCAACCTCGTATTGAAGGAACCCGCATCACCGTGGGCGCTATTCTATCTTATCTCGCAGGAGGAATGAATGTGGAGCAGATTGTTCAGGCTTATCCGAAATTGTCGAGTGGGGATGTTTATGAGGCGATTGCATTCGCAGCGGCGCATTTTAGAGACCGTTACTTGCCTTTAAAATTAACCCCTGCTGCCGCATGA
- a CDS encoding WD40 repeat domain-containing protein: MKNAALLRLLFVIHYSLFVIAPLFNQSADPSFCRAMLDSAELELKKRNFPAAREYCEAALPLCSQNTEAIRAMNRRINKAIDAEKRGAENAAVFMQTKETNPTLAMRMMWYNSSRHPESQISHDLYHQAISDTQAVFMLKRFNGHRSSVSAVAFSPDGKKALTGSRDNTAVLWDAVSGQAEKTFTGHTDYVFSVAFSPDGKKILTGSRDNTAKLWDAGSGQAEKTFTGHTAYVKAVAFSPDGKDVLTGSGDNTAKLWDAASGQAEKTFTGHTSHVSSVAFSPDGKKVLTGNFDNTAKLWDAVSGQAEKTFTGHTAYVTSVAFSPDGKELLTGSGDNTVKLWDVGNGQAEKTFTGHTSFVYSVAFSPDGKKVLTGSWDFTAKLWDAASGQAEKTFTGHRDPVFSVAFSPDGKKVLTGSWDKTAVLWDAGSGQAEKAFTGHTASVSSVAFSPDGKKVLTGSWDSTAKLWDAGSGQAEKTFTDPTSCVHSVAFSPDGKKVLTGSWDKTAVLWDAGSGQAEKTFTDHTSKVTSVAFSPDGKKVLTGSWDNTAKLWDAGSGQAEKNYTGHTFFVYSVAFSPDGKKVLTGSFDNTAKLWDAGSGQAEKTFAGHTSHVSSVAFSPDGKKVLTGSWDKTAVLWDAGSGQAEKTFTGHTSSVHSVAFSPDGKKVLTGSWDNTVKLWDAASGQAEKTFTGHTDGVSAVAFSPDGKKLLTGSGDNTAKLWDVQRDAVEDKIARYCFYEMVGAGFQLEEEDMGQYRLDSIAFFEKNKQDSIHYHFLMDSLAQVKGLIWDKAKMAFGEKLEESETAEEVSDGEEDSITNLQNQIAAERDTLKRYALYAELIDSLKNRMQVSPDTYTNTLVRTYNSHAWYSFFLQAFKSAEQDIRAGIAVDSSYKYLHTNLAPALLLQGQYEAAQAEYLKWKDQPFGEQELATYREAFLADLDVFEKAGIIPAERKKDVEKIRALLKE; encoded by the coding sequence ATGAAAAATGCTGCCCTACTCCGCCTATTATTCGTCATTCATTATTCGTTATTCGTCATTGCGCCACTGTTCAACCAAAGCGCTGACCCCAGTTTCTGCCGCGCCATGCTCGACAGCGCCGAGCTGGAACTCAAAAAACGCAACTTCCCCGCCGCCCGTGAATACTGCGAAGCAGCCCTACCCCTGTGCAGCCAAAACACCGAAGCCATCCGCGCCATGAACAGGCGCATTAACAAGGCCATTGATGCCGAAAAACGGGGGGCGGAAAATGCCGCCGTTTTTATGCAAACCAAAGAAACTAACCCCACCCTGGCCATGCGCATGATGTGGTACAATTCGAGCCGACACCCTGAAAGCCAAATCTCACACGATCTGTACCACCAGGCCATCAGCGATACCCAAGCAGTCTTTATGCTGAAAAGGTTCAATGGTCATAGGTCCTCCGTTTCCGCGGTGGCCTTTTCGCCGGATGGCAAAAAGGCCCTGACGGGCAGTAGGGACAACACGGCGGTGTTGTGGGACGCGGTGAGCGGTCAGGCGGAAAAAACCTTTACGGGTCATACGGACTACGTTTTCTCGGTGGCCTTTTCGCCGGATGGGAAAAAGATCCTGACGGGCAGTAGGGACAACACGGCGAAGTTGTGGGACGCAGGGAGCGGTCAGGCGGAAAAAACCTTTACGGGTCATACGGCCTACGTTAAAGCGGTGGCCTTTTCGCCGGATGGGAAAGATGTGCTGACGGGCAGTGGGGACAACACGGCGAAGTTGTGGGACGCTGCGAGCGGGCAGGCGGAAAAAACCTTTACGGGTCATACGTCCCACGTTTCCTCGGTGGCCTTTTCGCCGGATGGGAAAAAGGTACTGACGGGCAATTTTGACAACACAGCGAAGTTGTGGGACGCGGTGAGCGGTCAGGCGGAAAAAACCTTTACGGGTCATACGGCCTACGTTACCTCGGTGGCCTTTTCGCCGGATGGGAAAGAGCTCCTAACGGGCAGTGGGGATAACACGGTGAAGTTGTGGGACGTGGGGAACGGGCAAGCGGAAAAAACCTTTACAGGTCATACGTCCTTCGTTTACTCGGTGGCCTTTTCGCCGGATGGGAAAAAGGTACTGACGGGTAGTTGGGACTTCACAGCGAAGTTGTGGGACGCTGCGAGCGGGCAGGCGGAAAAAACCTTTACGGGGCATAGGGACCCCGTTTTCTCGGTGGCCTTTTCGCCGGATGGAAAAAAGGTACTGACGGGCAGTTGGGACAAAACGGCGGTGTTGTGGGACGCGGGGAGCGGTCAGGCGGAAAAAGCCTTTACGGGGCATACGGCCTCCGTTTCCTCGGTGGCCTTTTCGCCGGATGGGAAAAAGGTACTGACGGGCAGTTGGGACTCCACGGCGAAGTTGTGGGACGCGGGGAGCGGGCAGGCGGAAAAAACCTTTACAGATCCTACGTCCTGCGTTCACTCGGTGGCCTTTTCGCCGGATGGGAAAAAGGTACTGACGGGCAGTTGGGACAAAACGGCGGTGTTGTGGGACGCGGGGAGCGGGCAGGCGGAAAAAACCTTTACAGATCATACGTCCAAAGTTACCTCGGTGGCCTTTTCGCCGGATGGGAAAAAGGTACTGACGGGCAGTTGGGACAACACGGCGAAGTTGTGGGACGCGGGGAGCGGGCAGGCGGAAAAAAACTATACAGGTCATACGTTCTTCGTTTACTCGGTGGCCTTTTCGCCGGATGGGAAAAAGGTACTGACGGGCAGTTTTGACAACACGGCGAAGTTGTGGGACGCAGGGAGCGGGCAGGCAGAAAAAACATTTGCGGGTCATACGTCCCACGTTTCCTCAGTGGCCTTTTCGCCGGATGGGAAAAAGGTACTGACGGGCAGTTGGGACAAAACGGCGGTGTTGTGGGACGCGGGGAGCGGGCAGGCGGAAAAAACCTTTACAGGTCATACGTCCTCCGTTCACTCGGTGGCCTTTTCGCCGGATGGGAAAAAGGTGCTGACGGGTAGTTGGGACAACACGGTGAAGTTGTGGGACGCTGCGAGCGGGCAGGCGGAAAAAACCTTTACGGGTCATACAGACGGCGTTTCCGCGGTGGCCTTTTCGCCAGATGGAAAAAAGCTCCTAACGGGCAGTGGGGACAACACGGCGAAGTTGTGGGATGTTCAGCGCGATGCCGTTGAAGATAAAATAGCTCGTTATTGTTTTTATGAAATGGTGGGAGCTGGATTTCAATTAGAAGAAGAGGATATGGGGCAATATCGCTTAGATAGTATTGCTTTTTTTGAAAAGAACAAACAAGACTCCATCCATTATCATTTTTTGATGGATTCACTGGCGCAGGTGAAGGGTTTGATTTGGGATAAAGCAAAAATGGCGTTTGGAGAAAAACTTGAAGAATCGGAAACAGCAGAAGAGGTGTCCGATGGGGAGGAGGATTCCATCACCAATTTACAAAATCAAATTGCAGCAGAAAGGGATACCCTAAAAAGGTATGCCTTGTACGCTGAGTTGATTGACAGTTTAAAAAATCGGATGCAGGTATCTCCTGATACATATACCAATACTCTGGTAAGAACCTACAACAGCCACGCCTGGTACAGCTTTTTCCTACAAGCATTCAAAAGCGCAGAACAGGACATCCGTGCCGGTATTGCGGTAGATAGCAGCTATAAATACCTACATACCAATCTCGCCCCGGCGCTGCTGCTGCAAGGCCAATATGAAGCTGCCCAGGCCGAGTACCTGAAATGGAAGGATCAGCCTTTTGGGGAGCAGGAGCTAGCCACCTACCGCGAGGCCTTTTTGGCGGATTTGGATGTCTTTGAAAAAGCGGGGATCATCCCGGCGGAAAGGAAAAAGGATGTGGAGAAGATAAGGGCTTTGTTGAAGGAGTGA